From the Xiphophorus maculatus strain JP 163 A chromosome 20, X_maculatus-5.0-male, whole genome shotgun sequence genome, one window contains:
- the LOC106700445 gene encoding zinc-binding protein A33-like isoform X2, translating to MPLTMEEDLSCTICQDVYRDPVVLFCSHSFCRLCLKNWWEEKKKLECPLCKDESTTSDPPCNLALKMLCERFLLTRKKEVTKPEHSGDHHGHKLQPVNEVAQGQRNELRKALMPLLDKLKVFKDEKGNLDQTAEYIKLQAQQAEGRIKEQFRKLHLFLHKEEDSRISALRTEESEKTQKLSLKIDALSREIAALSQTIKDTEGLIKAQDAVMLQSFRTAAETIQQRLLLENPQPVSGALIDVAKHLGNLSFNIWNKMKHLVSYTPVVLDPNSANFELILSEDLTSVRCGQKQNIPDNPERFDFFRIVLGSEGFMTGTYSWDVEVGDNTDWFVGVASQDVQRKGNHPSRLWRIGCIDGQYMARALSEPSTVLEPMRKLSRIRVHLDWNRGKLVFFDLNTNTHLHTFTHSFSQKLFPYLNTVNASPLRIIPEKLCLKSS from the exons ATGCCTCTCACAATGGAGGAGGACCTCAGTTGTACCATCTGTCAGGACGTTTACAGGGATCCAGTTGTCTTGTTCTGCAGCCACAGCTTCTGCCGACTCTGCCTGAAAAACTGGtgggaagagaagaagaaactggagTGTCCACTTTGTAAAGACGAATCTACTACAAGTGACCCTCCATGCAACCTGGCTTTAAAAATGCTCTGTGAGAGATTCCTGTTGACAAGAAAGAAGGAAGTTACAAAACCAGAG CATTCAGGTGATCATCATGGACACAAACTCCAACCTGTTAATGAAGTAGCTCAGGGTCAGAGAAATGAGCTGAGAAAGGCCCTGATGCCGCTGCTGGACAAACTGAAGGTGTTCAAAGACGAGAAGGGAAACCTGGATCAGACAGCTGAATACATTAAGCTCCAGGCCCAACAAGCCGAGGGACGGATCAAGGAGCAGTTCAGGAAGCTTCACCTGTTTCTCCACAAGGAGGAAGACTCCAGGATTTCTGCTCTGAGGACAGAAGAAAGCGAGAAAACTCAGAAGTTAAGCCTAAAGATCGACGCCCTGAGTAGAGAGATCGCTGCTCTTTCACAGACAATAAAAGACACAGAGGGACTGATAAAGGCTCAGGATGCTGTAATGCTGCAGAGCTTTAGGACTGCTGCAGAAACCATCCaacagcgcctcctgctggagAATCCTCAGCCTGTCTCTGGAGCCCTGATAGATGTGGCCAAACACCTGGGCAACCTGAGCTTCAACATCTGGAACAAGATGAAGCATCTGGTGTCCTACACTCCTGTGGTTCTGGATCCAAACAGCGCCAACTTTGAGCTCATCCTGTCTGAAGACCTGACCAGCGTGAGATGCGGCCAGAAGCAGAACATTCCCGACAACCCGGAGAGGTTCGACTTCTTCCGCATCGTCCTGGGCTCGGAGGGCTTCATGACGGGAACCTACAGCTGGGACGTTGAGGTTGGAGACAACACAGACTGGTTTGTGGGCGTCGCCTCGCAGGACGTCCAGAGGAAAGGAAACCATCCCAGCCGTCTGTGGAGAATCGGCTGCATTGACGGTCAGTACATGGCCCGGGCCCTGTCGGAACCGTCCACAGTTCTGGAACCGATGAGAAAGCTGAGCCGGATCAGAGTCCATCTGGACTGGAACCGGGGGAAGCTGGTGTTCTTCGACCTcaacaccaacacacacctTCACACCTTCACACACTCATTCAGTCAGAAACTGTTCCCCTACCTGAACACGGTGAACGCGTCTCCTCTGAGGATAATACCTGAGAAACTCTGCCTGAAGTCCAGTTAG
- the LOC106700445 gene encoding zinc-binding protein A33-like isoform X1 — MPLTMEEDLSCTICQDVYRDPVVLFCSHSFCRLCLKNWWEEKKKLECPLCKDESTTSDPPCNLALKMLCERFLLTRKKEVTKPEVCCRLHGERFKLFCVDDNELLCLVCQHSGDHHGHKLQPVNEVAQGQRNELRKALMPLLDKLKVFKDEKGNLDQTAEYIKLQAQQAEGRIKEQFRKLHLFLHKEEDSRISALRTEESEKTQKLSLKIDALSREIAALSQTIKDTEGLIKAQDAVMLQSFRTAAETIQQRLLLENPQPVSGALIDVAKHLGNLSFNIWNKMKHLVSYTPVVLDPNSANFELILSEDLTSVRCGQKQNIPDNPERFDFFRIVLGSEGFMTGTYSWDVEVGDNTDWFVGVASQDVQRKGNHPSRLWRIGCIDGQYMARALSEPSTVLEPMRKLSRIRVHLDWNRGKLVFFDLNTNTHLHTFTHSFSQKLFPYLNTVNASPLRIIPEKLCLKSS, encoded by the coding sequence ATGCCTCTCACAATGGAGGAGGACCTCAGTTGTACCATCTGTCAGGACGTTTACAGGGATCCAGTTGTCTTGTTCTGCAGCCACAGCTTCTGCCGACTCTGCCTGAAAAACTGGtgggaagagaagaagaaactggagTGTCCACTTTGTAAAGACGAATCTACTACAAGTGACCCTCCATGCAACCTGGCTTTAAAAATGCTCTGTGAGAGATTCCTGTTGACAAGAAAGAAGGAAGTTACAAAACCAGAGGTTTGCTGCCGGCTGCATGGTGAGAGATTCAAGCTGTTCTGTGTGGATGATAATGAACTTTTATGTCTCGTCTGTCAGCATTCAGGTGATCATCATGGACACAAACTCCAACCTGTTAATGAAGTAGCTCAGGGTCAGAGAAATGAGCTGAGAAAGGCCCTGATGCCGCTGCTGGACAAACTGAAGGTGTTCAAAGACGAGAAGGGAAACCTGGATCAGACAGCTGAATACATTAAGCTCCAGGCCCAACAAGCCGAGGGACGGATCAAGGAGCAGTTCAGGAAGCTTCACCTGTTTCTCCACAAGGAGGAAGACTCCAGGATTTCTGCTCTGAGGACAGAAGAAAGCGAGAAAACTCAGAAGTTAAGCCTAAAGATCGACGCCCTGAGTAGAGAGATCGCTGCTCTTTCACAGACAATAAAAGACACAGAGGGACTGATAAAGGCTCAGGATGCTGTAATGCTGCAGAGCTTTAGGACTGCTGCAGAAACCATCCaacagcgcctcctgctggagAATCCTCAGCCTGTCTCTGGAGCCCTGATAGATGTGGCCAAACACCTGGGCAACCTGAGCTTCAACATCTGGAACAAGATGAAGCATCTGGTGTCCTACACTCCTGTGGTTCTGGATCCAAACAGCGCCAACTTTGAGCTCATCCTGTCTGAAGACCTGACCAGCGTGAGATGCGGCCAGAAGCAGAACATTCCCGACAACCCGGAGAGGTTCGACTTCTTCCGCATCGTCCTGGGCTCGGAGGGCTTCATGACGGGAACCTACAGCTGGGACGTTGAGGTTGGAGACAACACAGACTGGTTTGTGGGCGTCGCCTCGCAGGACGTCCAGAGGAAAGGAAACCATCCCAGCCGTCTGTGGAGAATCGGCTGCATTGACGGTCAGTACATGGCCCGGGCCCTGTCGGAACCGTCCACAGTTCTGGAACCGATGAGAAAGCTGAGCCGGATCAGAGTCCATCTGGACTGGAACCGGGGGAAGCTGGTGTTCTTCGACCTcaacaccaacacacacctTCACACCTTCACACACTCATTCAGTCAGAAACTGTTCCCCTACCTGAACACGGTGAACGCGTCTCCTCTGAGGATAATACCTGAGAAACTCTGCCTGAAGTCCAGTTAG
- the LOC102233805 gene encoding tripartite motif-containing protein 35-like, producing MPPKSLDLYCPICKDIFRDPVDLLCSHSFCRECLNKWWKDKISPNCPICRRISSINNGISREVCCRLHGERFKLFCVDDKELLCLVCQHSGDHYGHKLQPVNEVAQGRRNELRKALRPLLDKLKVFKDEKGNLDQTAEYIKLQAQQAEGRIKEQFRKLHLFLHKEEDSRISALRTEENKKTQKLSLKIDALSREIAALSRTIKDTEGLIKAQDAVMLQSYRTAAETIQQRLLLENPQPVSGALIDVAKHLGNLSFNIWNKMKHLVSYTPVVLDPNSANFELILSEDLTSVRCGQKQNIPDNPERFDFFRIVLGSEGFMTGTYSWDVEVGDNTDWFVGVASQDVQRKGNHPSRLWRIGCIDGQYMARALSEPSTVLEPMRKLSRIRVHLDWNRGKLVFFDLNTNTHLHTFTHSFSQKLFPYLNTVNASPLRIIPEKLCLKSS from the exons ATGCCTCCAAAATCTCTGGACTTGTATTGCCCCATCTGTAAGGACATCTTCAGAGATCCTGTTGATTTGCTTTGCAGCCACAGCTTCTGCAGAGAGTGTTTGAATAAATGGTGGAAAGACAAAATATCCCCAAACTGTCCGATCTGCAGGAGAATATCGTCAATCAACAATGGCATTTCTAGAGAGGTTTGCTGCCGCCTGCATGGTGAGAGATTCAAGCTGTTCTGTGTGGATGACAAGGAACTTTTATGTCTCGTCTGTCAGCATTCAGGTGATCATTATGGGCACAAACTCCAACCTGTTAATGAAGTAGCTCAGGGTCGGAGAAATGAGCTGAGAAAGGCCCTGAGGCCGCTGCTGGACAAACTGAAGGTGTTCAAAGACGAGAAGGGAAACCTGGATCAGACAGCTGAATACATTAAGCTCCAGGCCCAACAAGCCGAGGGACGGATCAAGGAGCAGTTCAGGAAGCTTCACCTGTTTCTCCACAAGGAGGAAGACTCCAGGATTTCTGCTCTGAGgacagaagaaaacaagaagactCAGAAGTTAAGCCTAAAGATCGACGCCCTGAGTAGAGAGATCGCTGCTCTTTCACGGACAATAAAAGACACAGAGGGACTGATAAAGGCTCAGGATGCTGTAATGCTCCAGAGCTATAGGACTGCTGCAGAAACCATCCaacagcgcctcctgctggagAATCCTCAGCCTGTCTCTGGAGCCCTGATAGATGTGGCCAAACACCTGGGCAACCTGAGCTTCAACATCTGGAACAAGATGAAGCATCTGGTGTCCTACACTCCTGTGGTTCTGGATCCAAACAGCGCCAACTTTGAGCTCATCCTGTCTGAAGACCTGACCAGCGTGAGATGCGGCCAGAAGCAGAACATTCCCGACAACCCGGAGAG GTTCGACTTCTTCCGCATCGTCCTGGGCTCGGAGGGCTTCATGACGGGAACCTACAGCTGGGACGTTGAGGTTGGAGACAACACAGACTGGTTTGTGGGAGTCGCCTCGCAGGACGTCCAGAGGAAAGGAAACCATCCCAGCCGTCTGTGGAGAATCGGCTGCATTGACGGTCAGTACATGGCCCGGGCCCTGTCGGAACCGTCCACAGTTCTGGAACCGATGAGAAAGCTGAGCCGGATCAGAGTCCATCTGGACTGGAACCGGGGGAAGCTGGTGTTCTTCGACCTcaacaccaacacacacctTCACACCTTCACACACTCATTCAGTCAGAAACTGTTCCCCTACCTGAACACGGTGAACGCGTCTCCTCTGAGGATAATACCTGAGAAACTCTGCCTGAAGTCCAGTTAG
- the LOC102232929 gene encoding cytochrome c1, heme protein, mitochondrial, which produces MAALRVVALSGTGRALLITGNPLKTSKANMSFTSLLGKKKVALTTLGVVAGGGAGLALMLHQSVKASELELHPPSYPWSHSGPLSSLDHGSIRRGYQVYKQVCSACHSMEYMAFRNLVGVSHTEDEVKAIAEEVEVVDGPDESGEMFTRPGKLSDYFPKPYPNPEAARAANNGALPPDLSYIVNARHGGEDYIFSLLTGYCEPPAGVSLREGLYYNPYFPGQAIGMAPPLYNEILEYEDGTPATMSQVAKDVCTFLRWAAEPEHDQRKRMGLKLLMGSAILIPLVYYLKRHRWMVLKSRKIAYRPPK; this is translated from the exons ATGGCGGCGCTTCGGGTCGTGGCGCTCTCCGGGACTGGGAGAGCTCTCCTCATTACGGGGAATCCTCTCAAGACTTCCAAG GCCAACATGTCTTTCACCAGTCTGTTGGGTAAGAAGAAGGTTGCCTTGACAACGCTGGGCGTGGTTGCCGGCGGCGGCGCGGGGCTCGCTCTGATGCTCCACCAATCAGTGAAGGCGTCTGAGCTGGAGCTCCACCCCCCATCGTACCCCTGGAGCCACTCGGGGCCGCTGTCCTCCCTGGACCACGGCAG caTTCGCCGTGGTTACCAGGTGTATAAGCAGGTGTGCTCAGCCTGCCACAGCATGGAGTACATGGCCTTCAGGAACCTGGTGGGCGTGTCGCACACTGAGGACGAGGTCAAGGCCATCGCCGAAGAG GTGGAGGTGGTGGACGGCCCTGATGAGAGCGGTGAGATGTTCACCAGGCCAGGAAAGCTTTCGGACTATTTCCCCAAGCCGTACCCAAACCCTGAGGCCGCCCGGGCCGCCAACAACGGGGCGCTGCCCCCCGACCTCAGCTACATCGTCAACGCCAG GCACGGCGGAGAGGACTACATCTTCAGCCTGCTGACGGGTTACTGCGAGCCGCCTGCAGGCGTCTCGCTGAGAGAAGGACTCTACTACAATCCCTACTTCCCCGGCCAGGCCATCGGCATGGCGCCGCCCCTCTACAACGAGATCCTGGAGTACGAGGACG GAACCCCGGCCACCATGAGCCAGGTGGCCAAAGACGTTTGTACCTTCCTGAGGTGGGCAGCCGAGCCGGAGCACGACCAGCGCAAACGCATGGGCCTGAAG CTGCTGATGGGCTCTGCCATCCTCATCCCTCTGGTCTACTACTTGAAGCGACACCGATGGATGGTGCTGAAGAGCAGGAAAATCGCCTACAGGCCTCCTAAGTAA